ACTCACCGCCCTTGGGCTCCAGCGCCGCGAGCGACGCCTGCGTGTCCGGCCACGGCGCGTCCGCGCGCAGCGTCACCGCGCGCTCCTCGATGTGGCCCGTGAAGGTGATGCCCTGCACGCTGCCCGCGGGCAGCAGGCCCATGCCGCCCGGCAGCCACACGTGGAAGTCGCGGTCGCCGGAGAGCCGCTTGAGGGACGCCTCCAGCACCGGCTCCTTCGCCAGCGACTGCTCCTCCGGCAGCGCCGCCAGCTCCGACAGCCGAGGCACGGCCGCGCCCGCGGACAGGAGCACCAGGTCGTGCTTGAGAAAGAGCATGCCCAGCAGGGGCTCCGTGGAGCCCGGGCGGTTGAAGGTGACGAGCCGCCCGGCGTCCACCTTCGCGTCCTTCTCCTCCGTCGCGCCCAGGCGCGTGCGGGCGAAGGTGGCGAAGGTCGTCTTCAGCTTGTCCGCGTCCTTCACGCCCAGGACGGACACCGCCTGCGTGCCGCCGAGGAAGGCCGCGCCCGCGCCGCGCTTCGGGTCGATGCCGGCGTCCTCCAGCGCCTTGCGGCTGCGCAGGTCCACGCCCACCTGCCGCATCACCGCGGACACGTAGCGCTCCGCGGAGGGGAAGTTCTGCAGCTGCGCGACGAACGAGGCCACCTTGAGGTTCTGGAAGCGCGCGAGCTTCTCGCCCAGCGTGCCCAGGTCGTCGATGACGACGGCCGCCTGCGCGGTGCGCGGCAGGTAGCGCGACACGCCCCGGGGCGATTCCGCGGGCCCGGCCGCCTCCTTCCCGCAGCGCGAGCAGCCGGCGAACACGACCAACAGCAGGAGCAACGGAAGGAATCCAGCGCGGCGGAGCATGGGCATCAGGACAGGATGCCTGCGGCGGAGAGTCAATCTATTCGTGCGCCGTCCCCAGCCCCTGCCTGGGTCGCAAGGTGCCACGGTGAACAGGTGCCCGTCCGGGCCCGTGCCTGGACTACCGCACGCGGGTGCCGCCGTGCGGCAGGGGCGCGGAGGTCTCCTCGGTGAAGTCGAGGAAGCGCTCCATCTGGCGCACCGTCTCGTCCGTGGCCTCCGTCTCCGCGGAGAGCACGTCCAGCTGCCGGTTGACGCTCTCCGGGTCGCGGATGGCGATGGACTGCTCGTGCGTCAGGCGCATCAGGTCCTCGATGCCGGCCAGCTGGTGGCTCACCACCTCGCGGCTCTCGCCCGCCTGCTCGAAGCGCATCAGGCGCTTGCGCAAAATCTCCACGCGCTTGCCCTTCACGTCCTTGAGGCGCGGGTTGGCCTCCTCCGCGACCTCCGCCTCCAGCGCCGCCACCTCGGAGGTGAGGTGCTCCCGGTCGGACCCGCTCAGGTACGTGCGGTACTGGTTGAGCGCGGAGATGAGCCGCAGGAAGGACGTGAGCAGCGCGTCCAGCTTGGGCTCACTGCTCGCGGCCAGCACGCGCCCGGCGGGCAGCTTGCGGTAGTTGGCGAGAATCTTTTCCTTCAGCCCCACCAGCTGCTGGTAGTGGTCGCGCTGCGACGGCGCCAGGTCCGCGAGCAGCGAGTCCACCGCCGCGCGCGCGGCCTCCGGGTTGTCCGGCTGCTGCGCCCGCACGGCGCGCTGGAAGCGCTTCATGGACGACAGGACGGCCAGGTAGACGCCCTCCACGCCCAGCGCCACCATCATGGGCAGCGGCTCCTGCGTCACGGCGCTGGACATGGCCGCCGTCGTCAGCCCCACCAGGTTGGCCGGCAGGAGGAACGCGGCCTTGATGTAGTTCGGTGTCTTCGCCACGTCCGACTCCCCTTCCCACTTCCGGCCCGCTTCAGGGCCCCCGCGCCTCGGAGACGTACTTCAGCGCGCCCAGGTCCCGCGTGTCCTCCGCCGGTGGGGGCGCCGTCCCGCGATTGAGCTTCTGGAAGAGCGCCGCGGCGCTCTGGAAGAGCTCGTCATAGGTAACCGGCGCCTCGCCGGAAAGTCCGAAGAAGGCCCGATTGTCCGCCAGCGTCGCGGGCGGCGCGCTGCGGATGGCCTCCGAGGGGTCTCCCAGGTACGGCGCCACCTCTCCCAGGAGCCGCGCCCCGGCCGCCGGGGACTTGAGCACGCCCTGCCCCGTGTCCAGGAGCCCCCGCAGCACCCGCCGCACCGCGTCCGGATAGCGCGCCGCGAAGTCGCCCCGGGCCACCAGCACCGTGGCCAGGAGGTGCGGGGCGTCCGCCGTGGTGGCCAGCACCTTGCCGCCCCGGTCCCGCGCCGCCAGCTCCACGTCGCCCCAAAGCCCCACCACCACGTCCGCCCGCCCCTCCCGCAAGGCCCGGCCCGCATCCAGCGTGGAGGGCAGGTCCACCCAGCGCACGTCGGAGGTGCGCAGCCCCGCGCGCGCCAGCACCCACAGGGCGAAGTAGTGCGACGAGCCGCCCGGATACACGCCCACCCGCTTGCCGCGCAGGCTGGCCAGATCCGGCACGCCCACCGCCGCCATGGCCTCCTGGCCCCGGCTGCGCCCCACGAGCATCACCGTGCGCGGCGCCGCGTCCCTCAAGGTGGGCGCCCACGACGCGAGCCGGTCCACCGACAGGGCCGCCATGTCCACGCCGCCGTTCTCCGCGCCCACGGACAGGGCCTGCTTCAGCTCCTCCTCGCGGGCGAAGAGCACCGCGCGGGCGTCCAGGGCGTAGGCCGTCTTGAGCAGCCCCTGCGCGGCGCCCGGGGGCGTGGCGGGGTTGTCCAGGGTGGTGGCGCCGCCGGTGGCCACGAGCAGCGCGGAGGCTGAACCCCGCGGGGTGAAGCCGATGAGCACGGGCCTGAGCGGCACCGACGCCACGTCCGCCACCGGGGCCGCGACGCCCGCCGGGAAGTCGCCCGGGGACAGCCGCACCGCTTCACGGGTGGAGGGAAAGAAGCGCGCCTGCAGGCGGTCGAGGTACCCCGCCCGCGAGGCGAACACGTACCCCGCGCCCAGGACGCAGAGCGCGAGGAAGAGAAAGAGGCCGGGTCCGCGGTGCAGCTTCATCCGTGTGCGCCGGCCCCTTTCATGGGGGGAGAACTACTTGATCTCCACCTTCTTGCCGATGGTCTTTTCCGGACCGGCGCCCACGTCCGACACCGGCGCGGGGCTGTCCATCAGGCCCATCTCCATCTTGAACTGCTTCACCAGCTCGTCGCCCTGGATCTTCTCGGCCTCTTCCTCGATGGCCGCGGCCTGGTGATCCACCGACTCCAGCGCCATCTGCATGCGCGCCTCGTTGATGGCCGTCTTCTCCTGGACCTTGCGGAGCATCTCGTCGTGCGTGGAGTCCACGCCCGCGACGGTGAAGGACTCCATCGTGTCGGCGACCTTCGCCTGCCACTTGGCGCGCCGCGCGTCCCGGACGGCGTTCATCGCCTCCTGGGTCTTGCGGTCCTTCTCGCGCATGAACGCCTTCTTGACGTTCAGGGCCTTCTCATAGGCCTGCTTCGCGATGTCCAGCTGCGCCTGGTTGCGCGCGAGGGCTTCCTTCTCCCCCTGGAGCTTGGTCGCGTAGGTGCCGGCCAGGTCGTCCCGGCCCGCCTGGATGGCGGCCTTCACCTTGGCGGTCAGCTCCCGCACGTCCTGCTGGTACTTCATGTTCTCCTTCTCGAGCAGCGTCACATTCGCCCGGACCATGGCGATGGACTCGTTCATCTTGGGGACCTGATCGTTCAGGTCACGGATGTTCTGCTCGAGAATCAGCTCCGGATCCTCGATGGAGGAGACGAAGAAGCCCGCGAAGCTCCGCATCGCTCTCTTGAATCGCTGCCACATGTCGGCTCTCACCTCCGCCTGTGCGTAATCCCAGTCACCTTACACGAACTCCGACGCCCACAAGCATCCAGCCGCAAGGCGCGTGTCATCGTGACTACGCCCGCCCGGAACGGATGATTGCCCCCAGAACAGCCACCGCCTGGCCACCGCCCGCCAGCCCGGCCGGGTCCAGGGCCACCGGTCGGCCCCGCCCGCCACTCCCTGTCCCTTAAAGGGGCCACCCGGGGTCGCGAAAGACGCTGTGGCCATGAACTTGCCGGGTGGGGAGGAAGCGGGGAAAACGAGCGTGTCGAATGGACCCAACCCCTCCCGTTGCCTTTGAAGACGAGCTCGCGCGGGTGGTGGCCGCCCAACGAAGGCGCGTCCTGGGTGCCGGGGCGGCGGTGCGGCTGGTGGGCACGGTCGTGTTCTTCGCCGTCAGCCTGGGGCTGTGGCTGACGGGCGCCCGGGACTGGGCCCACTACCCGCCCCTGCTGCTCTGCTACGGCGGCGTGGTGGCGCTGCTGTTCGCGCTGCGCACCAGGCCCCTGACGAAGCAGCTGGGCGTCGTCCAGTCGCTGGTGGACGTGGGGCTGGTGTTCGGTCTCCAGCAGCTGGCCCTGCCGGTGTCGCCCTTCCCCGCGGGCGTGGCGGGCTTCAGCCTGGGGCTGTTCGCGCTGGTGGTGGCGCTGTCCGGCCTGGAGCTGATGCCCTGGCTCGTCTACGGCACGGCGGGGCTGGCGTCGCTCTCCCAGGCCGTCCTCATGCACCAGGCAGGCGTGGGCCCCGGAGCCATGGCCGTGGCGGCGGTGACGCTGGTGCTGGTGGCGGCGGTGAGCCACTACGGCACCGGGCGGCTGCGGCACCTGGCCATGGACCTGTCGCACGCGGAGGTGTCCCGGCAGCTGGAGGCCCGCCGCACCCACGACGTGGAGGACGCCCACCGCACCATCGAGCGGATGCTGGCGGAGGCCCACGCGCGCAACGCCCAGCTGGAGGCGCTCCAGGCCCACCAGGAGCAGCTGATGCAGTTCCTGGTGCACGACCTGCGCTCGCCGCTGTCCGCCGTGACGCTGTCGCTGTCGTGGATGGAGCAGGAGCTGCCCATCGGCACGCCGATGGTGGAGTCCGTGCGCACGGGCCTGGCCGTCACCGCGCGCCTGGACCGGATGATCTCCGACCTGCTGGACGTGCCCCGGCTGGAGCAGGGCCGGCTGTCCCCGCGCAAGCAGCCCTTCCCGGTGGCGCCGCTCTTCGACGAGGTGCGCCGCTCGCTGGATGGCGCGGCCCGGCTTCGGAAAATCAGGCTGGAGCTGTCATGTCCGCCGGGCTTCCAGCTGGTGGGCGACGCGGGCCTGCTCATCCGCGTGGTGGAGAACCTGGCCACCAACGCGCTACGCTACGCCCCGTCCGGAGGACGCGTGCGCCTGGAGGCGGGTGAGGCGGAGGGCTTCCAGTGGCTGGCGGTGCGCAACGACGGCATCGCCATTCCGCCGGAGGCGCGCGAGTCCCTCTTCGACAAGTACGTGCAGGGCCACCGCGAGAAGGAGGGCCGCCGGGGCTACGGCCTGGGGCTGTACTTCTCCCGGCTGGCGGCGGAGGCCCATGGCGGGCGGCTGGCGGTGGAGGACGCGGAGGGTTGGGCCACGTCCTTCGTGCTGCGCCTGCCGCGCTCGAAGCCGGCCTCGCAGCCGTCCGTGGATCCGACGGCCGCCCAGCAGCGCCGCTAGGACGCCTTCAGCTTCGCCCGGGCGAAGAGCTTCGTCGCCTGCGTGCGGGCGTTGGACAGCACCGCGTTCGCGTCCAGCGTGGTCAGCTCGCCCTCGCGCAGCACCAGCTTGCCGTCGATGAGCACGTGCGACACGTCCGTGGAGCGCGCCGAGTACACCAGCGGCCCCGTGACGTCCTCCGGCAGCGGGCAGAAGTGGAAGCCGCGCGTGTCCACCACGGTGAGGTCCGCGCGCTTGCCGGCCTCCACGGAGCCCACCTCGTCCTCCAGGCCCAGGGCGCGCGCGCCGTGCAGCGTGGCCATCTCCAGGACGTGCATGGGCGTCATCGCCACCGGGCCCACGCGCGGGTTGTGCAGCACGGACGCGAGCCGCATCTCGTGGAACAAATCCAATGTGTTGTTGCACGGGGCGCCGTCCGCCCCCAGCGCCACGGGGATGCCGTCCTTCAAGAGCTCCGGCACGCGCGCGTAGCCCGACGCGAGCTTCAGGTTGGAGCCCGGGCAGTGGCACACCACCGTGCCGGACTCGCGCAGCAGCCGCTGCTCCTCGCCCTCCACCCACACGCAGTGGGCCAGGGTGACCTGGGGGCCCGTGAGCCCCAGCCCATGGAAGAAGGCGATGTTGTCCTGGCCCGTCACCTGGCGGACCACGTCCGTCTCCGTGCGGTTCTCGCTGGCGTGCGAGTGGATGCGCACACCCTTCTCCCGCGACAGCCGGCCCACCTCGCGCAAGAGCTCCGGCGAGCAGGACAGGGCGAAGCGCGGCGCGAACGCGTAGCGCAGGCGGTTGTCGTGGGTGCCGTGCCAGCGCTCCATCAGCGCCAGGCTCTCCGACAGGGAGTCCGCCGTCGTCTCACGCAGGCCGGCGGGCACCTCCGCGCCGGAGTCCATCATCGCCTTGCCGCCAACGAGCCGGAAGCCGCTGTCGCGCGCGGACTCGAAGACGGCGTCGTAGTGGTGCACGGTGCCCATGTCGAGCGCCGCCGTGGAGCCGGAGCGGATGAGCTCCGCGAAGGTGAGGTCCGCGCTGGCGCGCAGGGACGCCGCGTCGTGCGCCGCCTCCATGGGCCAGATGCGCTCCTTCAGCCAGTCCAAGAGCTCCCGCTTGTCCGCGTGGCCGCGGAACAGCGTCTGGCAGGCGTGCAGGTGGCCATGGATGAGGCCGGGCATCACCACCTGCCCGGTGAGGTCCAGGACGCGGCGGGCGCCCTTCACCTTCAGGCCCCGGCCCACCTTGGCGATGCGCCCGTCCTGCACGAGCACGTCCGCGCGAGGCAGCACCTCGCGGTCCCGGTTCATGGTGACGACGGTGGCGCCAGTCAGAAGCAAGTCCACGTGGGAGATGTCCTAGAGGAAGGAACGGGTGAAGGCGTGCGGCAGCAGCTCGCTGAGCGGGTAGCGCGCCTCCTGCCCGTTGAGGGTGCGGCTTCGCACCGGAAGGTCAGGCCCGGCGAACTCCGCCATCACCTGGCGGCACATGCCGCACGGGGGACAGGGCTCCGGGGTGTCCACGACGACGGCCACGGCCACCGGCTTCTCGCGGCCCTGCGCCACGCCCGCGACGAACGCGTTGCGCTCCGCGCAGACGGTGAGGCCATAGGTGGCGTTCTCCACGTTGCAGCCGGCCACGATGGAGCCGTCCGCGTAGAGCACGGCGGCCCCCACGGGGAACTTGGAGTACGGCACGTGCGCGCGCTGACGCACCCGCAGGGCTTCCTCGAACAGCCGCTCCCAGGGAATCTCGTCCGCCATGCCGCCCTCCTTCGCGAAGGCGCCGTCCACCGGCGCCCGCGTCCATCCGGGACGCCCTAGCGGGCGCCCCGGGGTTCATCCTTGCTCTGGTCATCCAGGTGCCGGGCGATGGCCAGCTCCAGCTCCACCGGCAGCTCCAGGAAGCGCACGCGCACCACCGGGCCCGACATGCCGGCCTTGGGGGGCAGCACCTCGCCGCGCACCTGCACCTCTTCCAGGGACGGGGGCAGCGCGAAGCGCACCTCCACGGTCTGGCCCGGGTCCAGCGCCTCACCCACCCATCCCACACCGCCCAGGGACAGGTCCCCCGCGCGGTCCAGGAAGGCATCCGCCCCCTCCCGCCGGACCTTCAGGCGCATGGGGACGCGGGGCGAGTCGCGCCGGTCCTCTCCCGTCCTGGTGTCCTGGTTCTCGTTCTGCTCGGACATCGCCGTCGTCTCCCTGCCGCTGCCGCTCTCGTATCCGACCCGGGTCGCGTTCCACCACCGCCCCGGGTCCGGGCCGGCGCATCATACGCGGGCCCGTCCGCTCCGCTGCTCCTGAAAATGCATCCCGGGGCGATCAGCCTCCCGTGGAGCAGAACTGCTCGTAATCGATGAGCTCCACCTTCGCTCCCGGCGCGCACACGGGGCACTCCGGGTCCCGGCGCAGCTTGAGCTCCTGGAAGCGCGTGCCCAGCGCGTCGAAGGTGAGCAGCCGCCCCACGAGCGACTCCCCCACCCCGAGCAGCAGCTTCAGGGCCTCCGTGGCCTGGAGCATCCCGATGAGCCCGGGCAGCACGCCCAGCACGCCGGCTTCCGCGCACGACGGCGCCAGCTCCGGCGGGGGCGGCGCGGGGTAGAGGCAGCGGTAGCAGGGCCCCTGTCCGGGCAGGAAGGTGGTCACCTGCCCCTCGAAGCGGAACACGGAGCCGTGGATGTTGGGCTTGCCCATCAGCACGCACGCGTCGTTGAGCAGGTAGCGCGTGGGGAAGTTGTCCCCGCCGTCCAGCACCAGGTCGAAGTCCGCGAGGATGCGCTCCACGTTGGCGGTGGTGAGCCGCTCCTGGAACGGCACCACCCTCACGTCCGGGTTGATGGCCTCCATGGCGGCCTTCGCGCTCTGGACCTTGGGCTGGCCCCGGCGCTCCAGGGTGTGCAGCACCTGGCGCTGGAGGTTGCTCAGGTCCACCACGTCCGCGTCCACCACGCCCAGCGTGCCCACGCCCGCGGCGGCCAGGTACAGCGCCGCTGGGGAGCCCAGCCCGCCCGCGCCCAGGAGCAGCACCTTCGACTTCAGGAGCTTCGCCTGTCCCTCCTCCCCCACCTCCGGGAGGATGAGGTGGCGGCGGTAGCGCTCCTTCTGCTCGGCGGAGAGGACCACGGGCTTCTCCACCGGGAGGGCCGCGTCGCTCCAGCGGTTGTAGCCACCCGCGAGCGAGGACACGCGCGTGTAGCCCATCTCCCGCAGCGTGCGGGCCGCGAGCGCGCTCCGGGTGCCGCCCGCGCAGTAGAGGACGAGTTCTTCGTCGCGGTCCGCCTTCTCCTCGATGCGCAGCTCCAGGTAGCCCCGGGGGATGTGCACCGCGCCGGGGAGCCGGCCCCCCGCGTATTCGTCGGCCTCGCGCACGTCCACGAGCTTCACCTTCGAGCCCGAGCCCAGCAGCGCGTGGACGTGCTCATGGGAGACCTCGCGGATCTCCTTCTTCACTTCCGACAGCAGGTCGCGGAACGTGGGGGCCATGGGGATTGCGTAACTACTCCAGCCGCTCCAGCACCAGCGGGCGGGCCGCGGGCGCCCGGTCGCCGAACCGGTAGGCCGCGAGCAGGCGCGCCTTCACGTCCTCCACCGGACCGGCGTCGTTGTAGTGCACCTGCACCACGGGCTCGCCCTGCTTCACCGCGTCGCCCACCTTCTTGAGCAGCGTGAAGCCCACGGCCGGGTCGATCTTGCTGTCCACCCGCTGCCGCCCCGCGCCCAGCGCCACCGCCGCCAGCCCCACGCCCTCCGTGTGGATGCCGGTGACGAAGCCGTCGCGCGGCGCCACCACGTCCGTCGTGGCCTTCGCCGTGGGCAGGAGCGAGTAGTCGTCGATGGAGCGCGGGTCGCCGCCCTGCGACTGGACGATCTCCTTGAGCTTCTTGATGGCGCTGCCGTCCTCCACGGAGCGGCGCAGCATCCCGCGCGCCTCCTCCACCGTGGCGGCCTTCTTGCCCAGCACCAGCATCTCCGCCGTCAGGGCGTAGGTGATCTCCGTGTAGTCGTCGGGCGCTTCGCCGCGGAGCATGTCCACGGCCTCGCGGACCTCCAGGGCGTTGCCCACCTGGCGGCCCAGGGGCTGATCCATGTCCGTGAGCAGGGCCACGACCTTGCGGTTCATCTCCGCGCCCAGGCCAATCATGGTGCGGGCCAGCACGCGCGCGTCGTCCGCCGTCTTCATGAAGGCGCCGCTGCCCACCTTCACGTCGAGCACCAGCGCGTCGATGCCCTCCGCCAGCTTCTTGCTCATGATGGACGACGCGATGAGCGGGATGCAGTCCACCGTCGCCGTCACGTCGCGCAGCGCGTAGAGCTTCTTGTCGGCCGGGGCCACCTGGGCCGTCTGGCCGATGAGGCAGCACCCCACCTCGCGCACCAGCCGGCGGTAGTCCGCGGTGGACAGGTTCACGTTGAAGCCGGGGATGGACTCCAGCTTGTCCAGGGTGCCGCCGGTGTGGCCCAGGCCGCGGCCCGAAATCATGGGCACGGGCACGCCGCAGGCCGCCGCCAGGGGCGCGAGGCTCAGGGACACCTTGTCGCCCACGCCGCCGGTGGAGTGCTTGTCCACCTTGATGGCCGGCGTGTCGGAGAGGTCCAGGACCTCACCGGAGTGGAGCATGGCGCGGGCCCACGCCCCCAGCTCCCGGGAGTCCAGCCCCTTGAAGAAGATGGCCATGCACATGGCGGCCATCTGGTAGTCGGCCACGGTGCCGGCGGTGTACGCCTGGATGAACGCCTGGATGTCGGACGGGTCCAGCCTTCCGCCGTCGCGCTTGGCCTTGATGAGCTCGTAGGGTTGCACGGGGCAAGGCCATAGCAGAAGGAAAGCCCTGGCCGCATCTGGTAGATAGCCAGCCCCATGATGCTCCGTCGACTCCACGTGTTTGCCCTGGCCGCGCTCCTGTGCGCCTGTTCCAAGAAGTCCGAGGACGCCCCCAAGGCCCCCTCCCAGACTTCCACCGCCACGAAGCCCCCCGAGGGAAGACCCGTGGTCGTGGGGCTCGTCATCGACGTGGGCGGCCGGGGTGACCACTCGTTCAACGACGCGTCCCTGCGCGGCCTGGAGCTGTGGGCCGCCGGCAAGAAGTACGAGGGCGGCAAGTACGTGGAGGCCCCCGCTGGCGAAGTGCGTCAGTCCATCTCCTCCGACCTCGCGGCGCTCGCACCGGAAGTGAAGCCGCTGCCGATCCAGCCGCTGGTGCTCCAGAGCAAGGCGCAGGAGGACTACGCCCCCAACCTCCAGCTGCTCGTGGAACAGGGCGCGAAGCTGACCATCGGCAACGGGTACCTGCTGGCCAACGCGGTGCGCGACGTGGCCACGGAGAACCCGGACGCGAAGTTCCTGCTCATCGACAGCCAGCTCTTGGACCCGCAGGGCAAGCCCAAGTCGCTGCCCAACGTGCGCACGGTGCTCTTCAAGGAGCAGGAGGGCAGCTTCCTCGTGGGCGCGCTGGCGGGGCTCGTGACGAAGACGAACAAGGTGGGCTTCGTGGGCGGCATCGAGGTGCCCCTCATCAAGCGCTTCGACGTGGGCTACCGCGCGGGCGTGCGCACCACGAACGCGAAGGCGGCGGGCGCGCTGATGGCCGTGTACACGGGCAGCTTCAACAGCGTGTCCGCGGGCAAGGAAGTGGCGCAGGACCTCATCGCCAAGGGCGCGGACGTCATCTTCCACGCGGCGGGCACGGACGGCCTGGGCGTCATCCAGGCGGTGAAGGAGGCGAGAGCGGCGGGCAAGACGGTGTTCGCCATCGGCGTGGACTCGGATCAGTCGCACCTGGCGCCGGACGCCATCCTCACGTCCATGGTGAAGCACAGCGACCTGGCCGTGTACCAGGCGGCGAAGGACCTGGTGGACGGCAAGCTGACGGCGGGTGAGCAGGTGCTGGGCTTGAAGGAGAATGGCGTGGGCATGGCGGACGTGCGCGTGGAGTTCCCGGGCAAGGCGGAGGCGCTCCAGAAGGTGGAGGAGCTGCGGCAGCAGATCCTCGCCGGGAAGATTGCCGTGCCGGGCACGCAGGCGGAGCTGTCCTCCTTCCAGGTCGCGCAGCCCTGATCTCCCTCCAGCACATCGCGAAGCGCTTCGGGTCGTGCGTGTCCCTGGAGGACGCGTCGCTGGACATCGTCCCGGGGGAGCTGCTCGCCGTGGTGGGCGAGAACGGCGCGGGCAAGTCCAGCCTGATGAACGTGCTCTACGGGCTCTACCACCCGGACGCGGGCACGTTCCTGATGGACGGCAAGCCGGTGCGCTTCAAGAGCCCGCGCGACGCCATCGCGAAGGGCATTGGCATGGTGCACCAGCACTTCATGCTCGTGCCCACGCTGACGGTGGCGGAGAACGTGGTGCTGGGCCGCGAGCCCACCAAGCGCGGCCTGCTGGACCTGGACCGCGCCTGTGACGAGGTGGCGGCCACCGCGAAGCGCTTCGGCTTCCAGTTGGATCCTCGGGCCCGCGTGGACACGCTCACGGTGGGCTCTCAGCAGAAGGTCGAAATCGTCAAGGCGCTGCACCGGGGCGCGCAGGTGCTCATCCTGGACGAGCCCACCGCCGTGCTCACGCCGCAGGAGTCCGACGAGCTGTCGCAGGTGATGCGCGGGCTGGTGGCGCAGGGCCGCACGGTGGTGCTGATCAGCCACAAGCTGAAGGAGGTGCTGGGCGTGGCGGACCGCGTGGCCGTGATGCGCCGGGGCCGCACCGTGGCGGAGGTGCGCGCCAGTGAGACCACCGTCTCCGCGCTGGCCGCGCTGATGGTGGGTGAAGGGTCCAGGGGCGCCGCGATGACCGGCGTGCCCGCGACGGCCGTCGCGACCACCGGCCTGTCGGGCACCGGCACCACCGGCGCGACGGAGGCACGGCCTCTCGCGCCCGTTGAACCGGACGCGCCCGCGACTCCGACGGGCCCGGTCGTGCTCGAAGCGAAGGACCTGCGGGCGACGGGTGACAACGGCCGTCCGGCGCTCCAGGGCGTGAGCCTCACCGTGCGCGCGGGCGAAATCGTCGGCATCGCGGGTGTCGACGGCAACGGGCAGCGCGAGCTGGCGGAGGTGCTCACCGGCCTGCGCAAGCTGGACGGCGGCGAGGGCACGC
This DNA window, taken from Corallococcus coralloides DSM 2259, encodes the following:
- a CDS encoding sensor histidine kinase, yielding MDPTPPVAFEDELARVVAAQRRRVLGAGAAVRLVGTVVFFAVSLGLWLTGARDWAHYPPLLLCYGGVVALLFALRTRPLTKQLGVVQSLVDVGLVFGLQQLALPVSPFPAGVAGFSLGLFALVVALSGLELMPWLVYGTAGLASLSQAVLMHQAGVGPGAMAVAAVTLVLVAAVSHYGTGRLRHLAMDLSHAEVSRQLEARRTHDVEDAHRTIERMLAEAHARNAQLEALQAHQEQLMQFLVHDLRSPLSAVTLSLSWMEQELPIGTPMVESVRTGLAVTARLDRMISDLLDVPRLEQGRLSPRKQPFPVAPLFDEVRRSLDGAARLRKIRLELSCPPGFQLVGDAGLLIRVVENLATNALRYAPSGGRVRLEAGEAEGFQWLAVRNDGIAIPPEARESLFDKYVQGHREKEGRRGYGLGLYFSRLAAEAHGGRLAVEDAEGWATSFVLRLPRSKPASQPSVDPTAAQQRR
- a CDS encoding PspA/IM30 family protein; this encodes MWQRFKRAMRSFAGFFVSSIEDPELILEQNIRDLNDQVPKMNESIAMVRANVTLLEKENMKYQQDVRELTAKVKAAIQAGRDDLAGTYATKLQGEKEALARNQAQLDIAKQAYEKALNVKKAFMREKDRKTQEAMNAVRDARRAKWQAKVADTMESFTVAGVDSTHDEMLRKVQEKTAINEARMQMALESVDHQAAAIEEEAEKIQGDELVKQFKMEMGLMDSPAPVSDVGAGPEKTIGKKVEIK
- a CDS encoding ABC transporter substrate-binding protein, which translates into the protein MKLHRGPGLFLFLALCVLGAGYVFASRAGYLDRLQARFFPSTREAVRLSPGDFPAGVAAPVADVASVPLRPVLIGFTPRGSASALLVATGGATTLDNPATPPGAAQGLLKTAYALDARAVLFAREEELKQALSVGAENGGVDMAALSVDRLASWAPTLRDAAPRTVMLVGRSRGQEAMAAVGVPDLASLRGKRVGVYPGGSSHYFALWVLARAGLRTSDVRWVDLPSTLDAGRALREGRADVVVGLWGDVELAARDRGGKVLATTADAPHLLATVLVARGDFAARYPDAVRRVLRGLLDTGQGVLKSPAAGARLLGEVAPYLGDPSEAIRSAPPATLADNRAFFGLSGEAPVTYDELFQSAAALFQKLNRGTAPPPAEDTRDLGALKYVSEARGP
- a CDS encoding BMP family lipoprotein; the encoded protein is MLRRLHVFALAALLCACSKKSEDAPKAPSQTSTATKPPEGRPVVVGLVIDVGGRGDHSFNDASLRGLELWAAGKKYEGGKYVEAPAGEVRQSISSDLAALAPEVKPLPIQPLVLQSKAQEDYAPNLQLLVEQGAKLTIGNGYLLANAVRDVATENPDAKFLLIDSQLLDPQGKPKSLPNVRTVLFKEQEGSFLVGALAGLVTKTNKVGFVGGIEVPLIKRFDVGYRAGVRTTNAKAAGALMAVYTGSFNSVSAGKEVAQDLIAKGADVIFHAAGTDGLGVIQAVKEARAAGKTVFAIGVDSDQSHLAPDAILTSMVKHSDLAVYQAAKDLVDGKLTAGEQVLGLKENGVGMADVRVEFPGKAEALQKVEELRQQILAGKIAVPGTQAELSSFQVAQP
- a CDS encoding 5'-deoxyadenosine deaminase; translation: MDLLLTGATVVTMNRDREVLPRADVLVQDGRIAKVGRGLKVKGARRVLDLTGQVVMPGLIHGHLHACQTLFRGHADKRELLDWLKERIWPMEAAHDAASLRASADLTFAELIRSGSTAALDMGTVHHYDAVFESARDSGFRLVGGKAMMDSGAEVPAGLRETTADSLSESLALMERWHGTHDNRLRYAFAPRFALSCSPELLREVGRLSREKGVRIHSHASENRTETDVVRQVTGQDNIAFFHGLGLTGPQVTLAHCVWVEGEEQRLLRESGTVVCHCPGSNLKLASGYARVPELLKDGIPVALGADGAPCNNTLDLFHEMRLASVLHNPRVGPVAMTPMHVLEMATLHGARALGLEDEVGSVEAGKRADLTVVDTRGFHFCPLPEDVTGPLVYSARSTDVSHVLIDGKLVLREGELTTLDANAVLSNARTQATKLFARAKLKAS
- a CDS encoding PilZ domain-containing protein, translated to MSEQNENQDTRTGEDRRDSPRVPMRLKVRREGADAFLDRAGDLSLGGVGWVGEALDPGQTVEVRFALPPSLEEVQVRGEVLPPKAGMSGPVVRVRFLELPVELELAIARHLDDQSKDEPRGAR
- a CDS encoding thymidine phosphorylase: MQPYELIKAKRDGGRLDPSDIQAFIQAYTAGTVADYQMAAMCMAIFFKGLDSRELGAWARAMLHSGEVLDLSDTPAIKVDKHSTGGVGDKVSLSLAPLAAACGVPVPMISGRGLGHTGGTLDKLESIPGFNVNLSTADYRRLVREVGCCLIGQTAQVAPADKKLYALRDVTATVDCIPLIASSIMSKKLAEGIDALVLDVKVGSGAFMKTADDARVLARTMIGLGAEMNRKVVALLTDMDQPLGRQVGNALEVREAVDMLRGEAPDDYTEITYALTAEMLVLGKKAATVEEARGMLRRSVEDGSAIKKLKEIVQSQGGDPRSIDDYSLLPTAKATTDVVAPRDGFVTGIHTEGVGLAAVALGAGRQRVDSKIDPAVGFTLLKKVGDAVKQGEPVVQVHYNDAGPVEDVKARLLAAYRFGDRAPAARPLVLERLE
- the moeB gene encoding molybdopterin-synthase adenylyltransferase MoeB; this encodes MAPTFRDLLSEVKKEIREVSHEHVHALLGSGSKVKLVDVREADEYAGGRLPGAVHIPRGYLELRIEEKADRDEELVLYCAGGTRSALAARTLREMGYTRVSSLAGGYNRWSDAALPVEKPVVLSAEQKERYRRHLILPEVGEEGQAKLLKSKVLLLGAGGLGSPAALYLAAAGVGTLGVVDADVVDLSNLQRQVLHTLERRGQPKVQSAKAAMEAINPDVRVVPFQERLTTANVERILADFDLVLDGGDNFPTRYLLNDACVLMGKPNIHGSVFRFEGQVTTFLPGQGPCYRCLYPAPPPPELAPSCAEAGVLGVLPGLIGMLQATEALKLLLGVGESLVGRLLTFDALGTRFQELKLRRDPECPVCAPGAKVELIDYEQFCSTGG
- a CDS encoding cytidine deaminase is translated as MADEIPWERLFEEALRVRQRAHVPYSKFPVGAAVLYADGSIVAGCNVENATYGLTVCAERNAFVAGVAQGREKPVAVAVVVDTPEPCPPCGMCRQVMAEFAGPDLPVRSRTLNGQEARYPLSELLPHAFTRSFL